aggaggaagggggactgggaagagaaatctcacaggaggaagggggtttgGGAAGAGAGGTCCAACAGCAggaagggatggggaagagaaattccatagaaggaagggggatggggaagagagatcacatagGAGGAAagtggatggagaagagagatctcacaggaaggGGGGCGGGGGTGTGGAACACACATCCCACAGGAGAATGAAGaaagagaacccacaggaggaatggggacgggggcgAGATTCCAAAGAATGGAAGGGAGATTGGGATGTGAGTCCCACAGGAGGATTCCAAGGGTAAACGATAATCCTACAGGACGAGAGGACGCAGAAATTTTTTGTACGAgtgtgttgggtctgaacagagGCCCAGAGGAGATGCGCCCTCGCTCTTTGCGTGTCTGGAAGTGAGCAAAAtcacacacggggaagggcagtgggaggacaatctcacaatggtatttctttccttctcactgggacagtctgctgacggtctcttgtccctcaccgggaagggggtgtgaatctctgacccacctgctgcagtcaaTGTCGGTCTGgctgtcagtaacagtgagaaggaacattgtcaatggacgtgtcacaggcagcaagaaacacggccattcctgtgattaactaccattaaaccaatggccgttgttcgctgatctgatgaagtctccaacatcccttcacaaggaaccacagaaccctcccATTCTTGGGGAGTTACTGCCtgatcccctgggcatttgtcacaattcttcacaatctgatttacgACAGTTTTACCCAatccctttacattgaaacaacaaaatggaacagtttcacagttcagagtgagagacaaatcaagttacctcaactcctggcacttgtgcagcccgggtcccagccgctggattccttcacactgaatgtggcagccCTGCAGGttgaggtgttttattgtatcacagagtccgatgaattgagacaggaccgcgcagtcaatcggggtcagtgccatttcactgaatgaaagtgtttccacagatcccagtgcggcctgagccagtccacgattctgagactcaaacagatagtgcaatgtgttcaggaggctccttttaccagcttcactctctgtgtttccactccggAGTTtaaactcctccttcacccagtcaatcacccggcaggttgtttcatgaggGAATGggcccagaaactcctccaggccccgagatGACATTGGGGAGGacagaccagcaacaaaacggagaattATTTCgaatcgcccatctgtcgtgttgtgagcttcagtgaggaatttcaggatatcctcGGGATGTATAGttaggaattgtgcgactgcagctacaaactcttggatggtgaggtgtgggaatgtgtacaccacactccgggcagaatcctctctctccaaaagctccatcaggaacccggacaggaactgggaaggctgcagattgaacttgatcaaatctccatctgtaaacacaatcttcctctcggacactcctctgaaggccatctgaccaaccctgagtaacacatcacgggggttctcaatctcacggccgtggtttttcaggatgttgtaaatatagtaggagtacagttgggtgatggtcttgggaactcgctgtgggTCCCTGTCTCTTtttgtgaagaaggggcccagtgccagagcgaggatccagcaatAGGAGGgattgtagctcatggtgtacagcatctcgttctccttcacataattgaaaacagctttcgccaccgtctgatcttcaaaatgtctgatgaaatattccttccgttcctcaccaacaaatcccaggatttcggCCCGGACACTGATCTCTGCTTTTTCCAATAAAGGTAATGCAGTGGGTCGGGTGGTcaacagcactgaacaccctgggagcagcttgccctggattaaattgtacacaatgtcagacaccctgCACTTGATTTCAGGATCTATGCGTGTGGACTGAGGTTCTGTGTCTCCCCGACCGTCAGCAAAATCAATTTGGTCATTGAATTCGTCCagaccatcgaatataaacagcaatccgtctgggttcttccagacctctctcaggatattcccaaagtagggatattgatccagaatcagttccttcaggtttattctgcagttaatggagtttaaatcccggaatttgaaactgaagacaaattggaactgttggtatattttccccttggcccagtcgtaaacaatcttttgtaccattgttgttttcccgatccccgggactccaGCCACAGCTGCTGAATTCCAAGATTTGGATTtactctgggaaaagcagctctggaacaactgatcactccggattttttccagctcttGGCGGAGAAGTTTTTCTCTGCACTCCTCGtgatctctgcctcttgccagcagctcatgttccaccagtctccgatctcgaacagtagaaatgaccgtgagctcagcgtatcgatcaaccagctggaaaaccttcaccttctccctcatcaggatcgtgttcactctcagtgtttcagtttgtgaccgtagagtctccttgtgtttctgttgaacatcttccatgggaaaAGAGAACATGGTCACCAAGTTAAATTGCTCAACTGACAAATAACTTTGTAACTGTATTTCAACATTCCAtgtttgagattacatgaattAATTCAATGCTTCCATGGATACGGAGACAGAAAGTAAAATTGTGTTCACAGACACCAGAATTGACAGCGATAGATGTCCCAGAAAATGTCCAATACTCATATCCTGTTAATAATTAATTTGAAGTGAATTTTCCCGATATCCTATTACAATCCTGAC
This region of Hypanus sabinus isolate sHypSab1 unplaced genomic scaffold, sHypSab1.hap1 scaffold_246, whole genome shotgun sequence genomic DNA includes:
- the LOC132387970 gene encoding NACHT, LRR and PYD domains-containing protein 3-like, coding for MLYTMSYNPSYCWILALALGPFFTKRDRDPQRVPKTITQLYSYYIYNILKNHGREIENPRDVLLRVGQMAFRGVSERKIVFTDGDLIKFNLQPSQFLSGFLMELLEREDSARSVVYTFPHLTIQEFVAAVAQFLTIHPEDILKFLTEAHNTTDGRFEIILRFVAGLSSPMSSRGLEEFLGPFPHETTCRVIDWVKEEFKLRSGNTESEAGKRSLLNTLHYLFESQNRGLAQAALGSVETLSFSEMALTPIDCAVLSQFIGLCDTIKHLNLQGCHIQCEGIQRLGPGLHKCQELSFGNNKLGDSGVKLVSVALRNPECKIQKLRLNDVGLTDSGAEDLVSALSTNPSLTMLNLRWNWLTDRSVPALCRLIVTHPRLEWIELGENQFSGTRKKQLRSLQENRPGLTVIV